The segment GGTGTACGACCCGGTGGGCGACGAGACACACACGCCGACCGCGGGCATGGACCGGACGATGGCGTACCACGCCGTGCTGGAGTGGGGGGCCGACGAGGAGCGCCTGTACGTCACGACGCCCGACGAGGGCTCCGTGGTGCTCCGCCGGCTCCCCTGGGACGCCGACGACGGAGTCGATGCACCGGACCCCTCGGCGGTCGTCGCGGGCGAGGGGATGGACGTCGACGCGGCCCACGTCGGCCGGGACGTGCTCGCCTACACCGCCAGCGAGTGGGACCACCCCGGCGACGTGTTCGTCTCCACCCCGGGCGGGGGCGAGGGGACGCGACTCACCCGGGTCAACGCGGACGCGCTGGAGGGCGTGGCGGTCCCACAGCCGGAGGCGCTCCGGTTCGAGAACGAGGAGGGCGACGAGATACAGGGCTGGCTGCTGACGCCGCCGGACGCCGACGGCCCCAGCCCGCTCGTCGTCGACGTCCACGGCGGCCCGCACATCATGTGGTCCAACTCGGGGACGATGTGGCACGAGTTCCAGTCGCTCGCGTCGGCGGGCTACGCCGTCTTCTTCTGCAACCCGCGCGGCTCGGCGGGCTACGGCGAGTCGTTCATGCAGGCCATCGAGCGCGACTGGGGCGACGTGACCGGCGCGGACGTGCTGGCGGGCGTCGACCACGTCACCGACCGCGAGAGCGTCGACGGCGACACCGTCTTCCTCACCGGCGGCTCCTTCGGCGGCTACCTCACCGCGTGGCTCGCGGCGACCAGCGACCGGTTCGACGCGACGGTCGCCCAGCGCGGCGTCTACGACCTGCTCGGTTTCTACGGCGCGACGGACGTGGCCTACCACCTCGTCGAGGGCGACTTCGGCACCGACCCGTGGGACGACCCCGAGTTCCTCTGGGCGCACTCGCCCGTCGCCCACGCCGACGAGATCGACGCACCCACACTGGTCATCCACGCGGAGAACGACTTCCGGGTACCCGTCGACGGCGCGGAGTTCCTCTTCCGCGCGCTCAGGAAGACCGGCACCGACACCCGGTTCGTGCGCTACCCGCGCGAGGGCCACGAGCTCTCCCGCTCCGGCGAACCCGGCCACGTCGTGGACCGCATCGAGCGCATCCGCCGCTGGTTCGACGGCTACAGCGACCACCACGACGCCCCGCCGGCGCTGGAACGCGACCCCGACGCCGGCCTGTCGGCCGGCGGGAGCGACGACACCGGGACGGACGAGAGCTGAGCCCGGCTACTCCGCGACGAGCTCGACACCGGTGAACTCGAAGCGCGCACCGCCGTCCTCGCTCTCCGTCACCCGCACGTCCCAGCCGTTGGCCTCCGCGACCTGTGCCACGATACGGAGCCCGAAGCCCGTCCCGCCGGCGCTCGTCGAGTAGCCGGCCTCGAACACCCGCTCGCGCTCGCTCTCGGGGATGCCCGGGCCGTCGTCGGCGACGTAGAACCCGTCCGTCAGGTCGCCGACGGTCACCGTCACCCCGCCATCGGCGTCGTCCGCCTCCGTCCCGTCGTTCGTGGAACCGTGTTCCACGGCGTCCCTGCGAGCGTGCGAGCGGGGGCTCGTGGAACCGTGTTCCACGGCGTTCCGGAACAGGTTCTCGAACAGCTGCCGGAGCCGTCCCTCGTCGGCACGGATGGTCCGGTCGGTCTCGGTGACCAGCGTCGCGCCGCGCGTGTCGACGATGCGCCAGCAGTTCGGGACGAGCGACGCCAGTTCGACGTCGGTGACCGCGGTCGACGTCTCGCCCTCGCGTGCGACCGTGAGGAGGTCATCGATGAGCGCCTCCATCCGATCGTGTGCGTGCTCGACGCCGTCGAGGTACTCGCTGTCGCACTCCTCGGCGACCAGTGAGAGGTTCAGGCTCGCCACGTTCAGCGGGTTGCGGAGGTCGTGGCTGATGACGCTCGCGAACTCCTCCAGCCGTTCGTTCTGGCGCTCGAGTTCGGTCTGGCGCGCCTCGAGGTCGGCCCGCTGCTCCTGGGACTGGAGCGCCGTCTCCCCCGCCGTAGCCAGGATGCGGGCCAGGAACTCGTCGGTGTCGTCGAGCGCCCGCGGGACGGTCTCGCCGACGGAGATGGTGCCGAACTCCCCCATCGGGAGCAGCATGAGGCTCCGCAGCCCCGTGCCACGGTCCACCGAGCCGTCGAGCGACTCGATGTCGTCGATGATCCGTACCTCCCCGGACTCGTAGGTCTCCCAGTTGAGGCTCCCGTCCGCCGGCGTGAACACCTCCCGTTCCGGGAAGACGCTCCCGACCGCCTCGGTCTGTGCGACCGGCACCAGCCCTCCCTCGTCGGGGTCGTACAGCCGCACGACGGTGAGCGAGAAGCCGAGTATCTCCTCGGCGGCCCTGGCGATGCGCTCGGTCACCTCCCGCGTCGAGTCGGCACGTATCAGGTCGCGCGTGGCCTCGTGGAGCAGCCTGAGGCGGTTCTCCCGCGTCCGGAGCGTCTGTTCGCGGACGACCCGGTCGAGCGTCGCCTCGAGGTTGTTCGCCAGTATCTCGACGAGGAGCCGGTCCGTCTCGGTGAACGCCGTCCGTTCCTTCGACGAGACGATGAACACGCCGTGGTCGCCGAGGGGGTGGATGGCGACGCTCTCTGCGGGGCTCTCCTCGGTCACCCGGTCGGACGTCGAGAGCGAGTCGACGTACACGGGCTCGCCGCTCCGGTAGGCGTCCCAGACAAGTGCCGCCCGCGAGCCGGGACTACTGTCCCGCTCGAACCGTGGGAGCTCGTCGAAGACGTCCGACAGGGGTTCGACCGTCGCGGCCGGTTCGAGCGCATCACCCGCCTCGTTCACCAGGTGGATACCGCTCAGCGGCGCGCCGATTATCTCGTCCGCGGCCGCGACCGCGTGGCCGGCGCTCTCCGCGAACGTCTCGGTGTACATCAGCTCCTGGGTGCGCTCGCGGAGCTGCTCCAGCTTCCGCTCGCGTTCGACGCGCTCGGACACATCGCGGCTGATGGCGACGAACCGGTCCGCCCCCTCCAGGTCGAGCCGCTTCACGTGGACCTCGACCGGGAACGACGAGCCGTCGCGACGCTCGTAGACGCCGTCCAGCCGGCGGCTCTCGCCGACGGCCATCCCGTCCCAGATGTCGGCCGCCTCCGCAGGCGAGAGTGCCCGGTCGAGCTCCCAGACCGTCATCTCGGTGAGCTCGTCGTGCGTGTAGCCCGTCGCCTCGCACAGCTTCGCGTTCGGGTCGATGATGGAGCCCGACGCGTCGTGGACGTTGACCATGTCGGGAGAGTCCTCGAACAGCACCTCGAGTCGGGCGGTGGTCTCCTCGAGCCGTCGCCGCCGTCGCTCGGCCTCGCTGGCCGACCGGCGGGCCGACACGGCGTTTCCGATGCGGTTCGCGAGGATGGCGTACTGGTCGCTGCTGGTCCCCTTCTGGAGGTAGTCCGTCACGCCGACCGAGATGGCCTCGCTGGCGACCTCCTCCGACCCCTTGCCCGTGTAGAGGATGAACGGGAGGTCCGGGTGGTGCTCGCGGACGGCCTCGAGGAACTCGATGCCGTTCTGCCCGGGCATGTCGTAGTCCGAGACGATGCAGTCCACGTCGCCGTCGTCGAGCAGCGCCAGCCCCTCGGCGGCGTTCGTCGCCGTGCTGACCGTCATTCGCTCGTCCTCGCTACGGAGGAACGTCGCGACGAGCTCGGCGAACGCCGGGTCGTCGTCGACGTGGAGGACGTCGATAGTGTCGGCTGTCCCTGACATGTGGACCAGTGTTTCCGTGTCGTCCCTGGGAGCGGCTAGAGTAAAGATGTACTCGCCGCCCGGGGCCACGCGTGTCGTCGTCCCACCAGCGACGGTTCGTCGACCGCCGCGGGGCGGCCCGACCGCAGGCGTCTCCTCGCTACATATTGCCAAACGGGGGTGCGTTTCGAACGGAGATTTCTCCGGCTCGACCCGCCCTCGTCTATCGGTTCGGAGCCGAAACGAAGGGGTTCGGCCCCGGGGCCGAGGAAACGGTAACCGGTCGCTCCATCGCGGTCCACTCGGCTCCGGAGGGCTCTATCGGGTCGTTTCAGACGGAGAATTTCCACGGTTCCCCCGCCGCCTGCGTGCGGGTTCGACGCGAAGCGAGGGGGTTCAGTCCACGATGATGTCGTCGTCGTCGATGTCGACGGACGAGCCGTCGTCGGTGCTCATCTCGTGCTGGTAGCGGTCGATCCATTCGGCGAAACAGTCGGGGCAGAGCCGCTGTGCGTCGATCTGCGTGCGGTCGACGGCCAGCTGGACGGTCCGCGAGAGCGCGTCACTGACTGGCTCGCCGCAGTCGTCACACGGGTCCTCGGTCATGGGCGGACCGTCGCACTCGGCAGTTAAAGGCGTTCAGGTCCTCACGTCGTGCGGAACGCGCGGTCGCCCGCGTCGCCCAGCCCGGGGACGATGAAGCCGTTGTCGTCGAGATGGTCGTCGATGGCGACGGTGAGCAGGTCCGCCTCGGGGAACTGCTCGCCGACGCGGATGAGCCCGTCGGGCGCGCTGACCGCCGAGAGCACGATGAGGTGCTCCGGGTCCGGTGCCTGCTCGGTGACGTGGTCGAGCACCGCGTTCATCGTCGAGCCCGTCGCGAGCATCGGGTCGGCGACGATGACGGTGTCCTCCTCGTGTATCTCCGGCAGCTTCACGTAGTCGATGGTGATGGGGAACTCGCCCGCCTCGTTGCGGCCCGCCTCCTCGTCGCGCGAGGCCGAGATGACGCCCTGTCGGGCGCGCGGGAACGCCTTCAGCAGCCCCTCGACGAACGGCGTCGCGGCGCGCAGGACGTTGATGATGACCACGTCGTCGAGGCCCTTCACGCGCTCGCCCATCGTCTTCTCCAGCGGCGTCTGCACCTCGACGTACTGCGTCTCCATCCGGCCGTCGATGATCTCGTAGCCACAGATTCGCCCGAGCTTGACCAGGCCCTTCCGGAACGCGACCTGTTCGGTCTCGACGCTCCGGAGCTTCGTGAGCGTGTCCGTCGCCAGTGCGTGGGTGACGAGGTACGCGTCGCCACGGTCTTCGATAGTCATACACCCAACAGCGCGGGCGAACCTGTAAAATCGTTCGATTCTCCAGTCTGGCGGACCACCCACGACCGAACGCGGGCACTGAACCTCCGAAGCGGGCGGGTCGAGTGTACC is part of the Haloarchaeobius litoreus genome and harbors:
- a CDS encoding hybrid sensor histidine kinase/response regulator, which produces MSGTADTIDVLHVDDDPAFAELVATFLRSEDERMTVSTATNAAEGLALLDDGDVDCIVSDYDMPGQNGIEFLEAVREHHPDLPFILYTGKGSEEVASEAISVGVTDYLQKGTSSDQYAILANRIGNAVSARRSASEAERRRRRLEETTARLEVLFEDSPDMVNVHDASGSIIDPNAKLCEATGYTHDELTEMTVWELDRALSPAEAADIWDGMAVGESRRLDGVYERRDGSSFPVEVHVKRLDLEGADRFVAISRDVSERVERERKLEQLRERTQELMYTETFAESAGHAVAAADEIIGAPLSGIHLVNEAGDALEPAATVEPLSDVFDELPRFERDSSPGSRAALVWDAYRSGEPVYVDSLSTSDRVTEESPAESVAIHPLGDHGVFIVSSKERTAFTETDRLLVEILANNLEATLDRVVREQTLRTRENRLRLLHEATRDLIRADSTREVTERIARAAEEILGFSLTVVRLYDPDEGGLVPVAQTEAVGSVFPEREVFTPADGSLNWETYESGEVRIIDDIESLDGSVDRGTGLRSLMLLPMGEFGTISVGETVPRALDDTDEFLARILATAGETALQSQEQRADLEARQTELERQNERLEEFASVISHDLRNPLNVASLNLSLVAEECDSEYLDGVEHAHDRMEALIDDLLTVAREGETSTAVTDVELASLVPNCWRIVDTRGATLVTETDRTIRADEGRLRQLFENLFRNAVEHGSTSPRSHARRDAVEHGSTNDGTEADDADGGVTVTVGDLTDGFYVADDGPGIPESERERVFEAGYSTSAGGTGFGLRIVAQVAEANGWDVRVTESEDGGARFEFTGVELVAE
- a CDS encoding DUF7569 family protein, with the protein product MTEDPCDDCGEPVSDALSRTVQLAVDRTQIDAQRLCPDCFAEWIDRYQHEMSTDDGSSVDIDDDDIIVD
- the upp gene encoding uracil phosphoribosyltransferase, with the translated sequence MTIEDRGDAYLVTHALATDTLTKLRSVETEQVAFRKGLVKLGRICGYEIIDGRMETQYVEVQTPLEKTMGERVKGLDDVVIINVLRAATPFVEGLLKAFPRARQGVISASRDEEAGRNEAGEFPITIDYVKLPEIHEEDTVIVADPMLATGSTMNAVLDHVTEQAPDPEHLIVLSAVSAPDGLIRVGEQFPEADLLTVAIDDHLDDNGFIVPGLGDAGDRAFRTT
- a CDS encoding S9 family peptidase, producing the protein MDSIEASDFHELASVSDPRVAPGGERVAYVRTVPEDDEEYEATVYVAPVGGDEPRRFTVSEGVDAAPRWSPSGDRLAFTSTRGDGDRSQLWVVPTDGGEARQVTSVVGGVATPTWSPDGSRLAFVQQMAPDDREAGRDRWVDEEYEPAKPDPRVIDRTVYRAEGRYFDRKRPQVYVVDVDDAGDVAASESTDGDSAGEAITRLTDADADHFCPSWVDDETLYYGRRVPRDGEADADDAIRFELRTCDPTEPGDDELLTRDEGWGGLVRAASDGRVAYFQSPEERSTLQQTEVRVYDPVGDETHTPTAGMDRTMAYHAVLEWGADEERLYVTTPDEGSVVLRRLPWDADDGVDAPDPSAVVAGEGMDVDAAHVGRDVLAYTASEWDHPGDVFVSTPGGGEGTRLTRVNADALEGVAVPQPEALRFENEEGDEIQGWLLTPPDADGPSPLVVDVHGGPHIMWSNSGTMWHEFQSLASAGYAVFFCNPRGSAGYGESFMQAIERDWGDVTGADVLAGVDHVTDRESVDGDTVFLTGGSFGGYLTAWLAATSDRFDATVAQRGVYDLLGFYGATDVAYHLVEGDFGTDPWDDPEFLWAHSPVAHADEIDAPTLVIHAENDFRVPVDGAEFLFRALRKTGTDTRFVRYPREGHELSRSGEPGHVVDRIERIRRWFDGYSDHHDAPPALERDPDAGLSAGGSDDTGTDES